A window of Thermosynechococcus sp. NK55a contains these coding sequences:
- a CDS encoding PAS domain S-box protein — protein sequence MKNSASALSQRFAISWQRLSLRWKFTLALALAALFPAVIITEALIQVSYRSFEHHLDQQLRSSLRDLQWEIDNLAYESRIQALLIASGIYARHVGQSLVSVLNPAAIQAILAEVDRTERPMNLMLVADARGRVLAQQTMVLAKTGEALLDLTPETHSPYRLSRHQANSIANLPMFQLARDRQQLISGLVLLNREQLQELGLAQQAKITLRPQPIANLPPNQQPAPTGTYPIADGNIGLLAFAAKPLYENNQFQGLILTGILLNNMPDLVDSTTAWSTVDTVATIFAQDLRIATNVPYTDGRTRALGTRVAREVATQVLDQGKMFVGTTDIVGSAYATIYSPLQDFRKQLKVPHPPPIGIAFVGKSQAWIYTIANQKRLVSFAITLGALLLASVWAYLTANAIVKPIQSLVTSTRRVQAGDLATLVQVHSLDEVGKLANSFNAMMRQLRISFEELAQKNRCLEQIRDELIEANEQFEAVLNAVPGTIAWINAEGIYKGVNRKLAETLNLPPEAFIGRPLGFLSADCELAAFMQEFLESPDQFASRVISVQRNGQTRFYLVALQKYMKGTHTVAVGIDISDRMRAEEALRIAEENYRSIFENALEGIFQASTENRFIRVNAAMAKIFGFDSPEAMVETVTSIRDQIYVEPSTRDEILNHFATGETTGHFEFKAYRRDRQIIWIELDMRAVLDTDGKISYYEGLVQDITERKQREQAMQQQIEELRVEIDHEKRRQQVAEITETEYFQQLRREANDLRQRRHSKR from the coding sequence ATGAAAAATTCCGCTAGCGCCTTATCTCAACGATTTGCGATCTCATGGCAGCGGTTAAGTCTGCGTTGGAAATTTACCTTGGCCTTGGCGCTGGCGGCGCTCTTTCCAGCCGTGATTATTACTGAAGCCCTGATTCAAGTCAGCTATCGCAGCTTTGAGCATCACCTCGATCAGCAACTGCGCTCTAGTTTGCGGGATTTGCAGTGGGAAATCGACAATTTGGCCTATGAGTCTCGCATCCAAGCCCTCTTAATTGCCAGTGGAATCTATGCGCGACATGTGGGTCAATCCCTTGTCAGTGTTTTGAATCCTGCCGCTATCCAAGCTATTCTTGCGGAAGTGGATAGGACTGAACGCCCCATGAACCTGATGCTGGTGGCCGATGCGAGGGGTAGGGTACTGGCACAGCAAACAATGGTCTTGGCTAAAACGGGAGAGGCGCTCCTCGACTTGACTCCCGAAACCCATTCCCCCTATCGTCTCAGCCGGCATCAAGCCAACAGTATTGCTAACTTACCGATGTTCCAACTGGCTCGCGATCGCCAGCAACTGATTAGCGGTCTGGTACTCCTCAATCGTGAACAGTTACAAGAACTGGGCTTAGCACAGCAGGCAAAGATTACATTGCGTCCTCAACCCATTGCCAATCTACCCCCCAATCAGCAGCCGGCCCCTACGGGTACCTACCCCATTGCGGACGGCAATATTGGCTTACTAGCCTTTGCCGCCAAGCCCCTTTATGAAAACAACCAATTTCAAGGGCTAATTTTGACGGGCATTTTGCTCAACAATATGCCGGATCTTGTGGATAGCACCACTGCCTGGTCCACAGTAGATACAGTGGCAACAATTTTTGCCCAAGATTTGCGAATTGCCACCAATGTGCCTTACACCGATGGTCGGACTCGCGCCCTTGGAACCCGCGTCGCTCGCGAAGTGGCCACTCAAGTTCTCGATCAGGGCAAAATGTTTGTCGGTACAACTGACATTGTGGGTTCTGCCTACGCAACTATCTACAGCCCATTGCAGGACTTTCGCAAGCAGCTCAAGGTGCCGCATCCACCCCCCATTGGTATCGCCTTTGTGGGGAAGTCCCAGGCATGGATTTATACCATAGCCAACCAAAAACGGTTGGTGTCCTTTGCTATTACCCTTGGTGCCCTCTTGTTGGCCAGTGTTTGGGCCTATCTCACGGCCAATGCGATTGTTAAGCCGATTCAATCCTTGGTCACTTCCACCCGTCGCGTGCAGGCAGGCGATTTGGCGACACTGGTGCAGGTGCACTCCCTTGATGAGGTGGGCAAACTGGCCAATTCCTTTAATGCCATGATGCGCCAGTTGCGTATCTCCTTTGAGGAGTTAGCCCAAAAAAACCGCTGCCTCGAGCAGATTCGCGATGAACTGATTGAGGCCAATGAACAGTTTGAGGCGGTACTCAATGCTGTTCCTGGCACGATTGCTTGGATTAATGCTGAGGGCATCTATAAGGGGGTCAATCGCAAATTGGCAGAAACCTTGAATTTGCCACCAGAGGCATTTATTGGCCGTCCTTTGGGCTTTTTGTCTGCGGATTGCGAGCTAGCCGCCTTTATGCAGGAGTTTTTGGAGTCTCCAGATCAATTTGCCTCACGGGTGATCTCTGTTCAGCGCAATGGTCAAACCAGGTTTTACCTCGTTGCTTTGCAAAAGTATATGAAGGGTACCCATACCGTTGCCGTCGGCATTGATATTAGCGATCGCATGCGAGCCGAGGAAGCGCTGCGCATTGCTGAGGAAAACTACCGCAGTATTTTTGAGAATGCCCTTGAGGGAATTTTTCAAGCGTCAACCGAAAATCGGTTTATTCGGGTCAATGCCGCCATGGCCAAGATCTTTGGCTTTGACTCCCCGGAAGCAATGGTGGAGACCGTCACCAGTATCCGCGACCAAATTTACGTGGAACCCAGCACCCGTGATGAGATTCTGAATCATTTTGCGACTGGCGAGACAACGGGGCATTTTGAATTCAAGGCCTATCGGCGCGATCGCCAGATCATTTGGATTGAGTTGGATATGCGAGCGGTCTTGGATACCGACGGCAAAATTTCCTACTATGAAGGATTAGTGCAAGACATTACCGAGCGCAAACAGCGCGAGCAAGCCATGCAGCAGCAAATTGAAGAGCTAAGGGTGGAAATTGATCACGAAAAACGGCGGCAGCAAGTGGCAGAAATTACGGAAACGGAGTACTTTCAGCAGTTGCGCCGTGAGGCGAATGATTTGCGTCAGCGTCGCCATTCCAAAAGGTAA
- the ubiE gene encoding bifunctional demethylmenaquinone methyltransferase/2-methoxy-6-polyprenyl-1,4-benzoquinol methylase UbiE: protein MTDIQALFERIAPLYDRLNDQLSFGLHHVWKQMAVDWLELPQGATALDLCCGTGDLSRVLARRVGRQGRVVGLDFAAAPLAIARQRSYHYPQIEWLQGDALAVPFAAQTFQGITIGYGLRNVVDIPQALREMFRLLVPGGRAAILDFSHPQTPALQQFQQWYLQQWVVPTARQYGLAAEYDYLWPSIQAFPTPPILCKLIQQTGFESVKHYPLLGGLMAITVAQK from the coding sequence ATGACCGATATCCAAGCCCTGTTTGAGCGCATTGCCCCCCTCTACGATCGCCTCAATGATCAATTGAGTTTTGGTCTGCACCATGTGTGGAAACAGATGGCCGTGGACTGGCTCGAACTCCCTCAGGGGGCAACGGCTTTGGATCTGTGCTGTGGCACGGGGGATTTAAGTCGTGTACTGGCGCGGCGGGTGGGGCGGCAGGGGCGGGTGGTGGGCTTGGACTTTGCTGCCGCCCCGCTGGCGATCGCCCGCCAACGGAGTTACCATTACCCGCAAATTGAATGGCTCCAAGGAGATGCCTTAGCAGTACCCTTTGCAGCTCAAACATTTCAGGGCATCACGATCGGCTACGGGCTACGCAACGTGGTGGATATTCCCCAAGCGCTCAGGGAAATGTTTCGGCTGCTTGTCCCCGGTGGGCGAGCTGCCATCCTCGACTTTAGCCATCCCCAAACCCCCGCCCTACAGCAATTTCAGCAATGGTATTTACAGCAGTGGGTAGTTCCTACGGCACGTCAGTATGGATTGGCAGCCGAGTATGACTACTTGTGGCCGAGCATTCAGGCCTTTCCCACTCCGCCTATCCTCTGTAAACTGATTCAACAAACGGGTTTTGAAAGTGTGAAGCATTATCCTCTGCTGGGGGGACTCATGGCGATTACTGTTGCCCAAAAGTAA
- a CDS encoding universal stress protein, producing MYKKILVAVDDSEQGEQVFQAALDLAQHYQARMMLIHVLSPTNESYPDPIFTTPLASGVYVGLHEEVMRAYAEQWENFEQKGLEMLRNLTQIATEKGVPTEFTQALGDAGRAICDLAKDWESDLIVLGRRGLKGLSEFFLGSVSNYVLHNAHCSVLTVQHRRD from the coding sequence ATGTATAAAAAAATTCTCGTTGCAGTTGACGACAGTGAACAGGGGGAACAAGTTTTCCAGGCGGCACTGGATTTGGCACAACACTACCAAGCTCGCATGATGCTGATTCATGTCCTCTCCCCTACCAATGAATCCTATCCTGACCCAATCTTTACGACACCTTTGGCTTCAGGCGTATATGTGGGACTGCACGAGGAAGTGATGCGTGCCTATGCCGAGCAGTGGGAAAACTTTGAGCAAAAGGGCTTGGAGATGCTGCGCAACCTCACCCAAATTGCCACTGAAAAGGGGGTGCCCACCGAATTTACCCAAGCCTTGGGGGATGCGGGTCGTGCCATTTGTGATCTGGCCAAGGATTGGGAAAGTGATTTGATTGTGCTGGGGCGGCGGGGTCTCAAGGGCTTGAGTGAATTTTTCCTCGGCAGTGTCAGTAACTATGTCCTCCACAATGCCCACTGTTCTGTACTCACCGTCCAGCACCGCCGTGATTGA
- the miaE gene encoding tRNA isopentenyl-2-thiomethyl-A-37 hydroxylase MiaE, whose amino-acid sequence MPTVLYSPSSTAVIETPVRIKFLLQPTRPEWVEQAIAHLDTILLDHSHCERKAAGVAINLMFRYPSHKPLVDALTDIAQEELDHFRQVNWQLECRHIALAPLSAPPYASRLNAAVRQQEPQRFLDSLLVCALIEARSHERLQLLAQHCPDQELAEFFARLVTSEARHYGTYWYLASGSFGQEVVAERLQQLAALESEILSTPYPLPRIHS is encoded by the coding sequence ATGCCCACTGTTCTGTACTCACCGTCCAGCACCGCCGTGATTGAGACTCCCGTTCGCATTAAGTTCCTTCTACAACCTACCCGTCCTGAGTGGGTAGAGCAAGCGATCGCTCACCTAGATACGATTTTGCTCGATCACTCCCACTGTGAGCGCAAAGCTGCTGGGGTAGCGATCAATCTCATGTTTCGCTATCCTTCCCACAAACCATTGGTGGATGCCCTCACCGATATTGCCCAAGAGGAACTCGACCACTTTCGCCAAGTCAATTGGCAATTAGAATGCCGCCACATTGCCCTTGCGCCCCTAAGTGCGCCCCCCTATGCCTCTCGCTTGAATGCAGCTGTCCGCCAACAGGAACCCCAGCGCTTCTTGGATAGCCTATTGGTCTGTGCCTTGATTGAAGCCCGCAGCCATGAGCGATTACAGTTGCTCGCGCAGCACTGCCCCGATCAGGAACTGGCAGAGTTCTTTGCTCGCTTAGTGACCTCCGAGGCACGCCACTATGGCACCTATTGGTACTTGGCCTCTGGGTCCTTTGGTCAAGAGGTAGTGGCAGAGCGATTACAGCAGTTGGCTGCCCTTGAAAGTGAAATTCTCAGCACGCCCTATCCCCTGCCCCGGATCCACAGTTAG
- the rpe gene encoding ribulose-phosphate 3-epimerase has translation MSAKPVVIAPSILSADFSRLGEEIQAVDRAGADWIHVDVMDGRFVPNITIGPLIVEAIRPLTQKPLDVHLMIVEPEKYVADFAKAGADIISVHAEHNASPHLHRTLCQIRELGKQAGVVLNPSSPLELIEYVLEVCDLVLIMSVNPGFGGQKFIPAVLPKIRRLRQLCEERGLDPWIEVDGGLKVDNTWQVLEAGANAIVAGSAVFHAPDYAAAIAGIRNSKRPSPELVTA, from the coding sequence ATGAGTGCTAAGCCCGTCGTGATTGCTCCCTCCATTCTCTCTGCGGACTTTAGTCGTTTGGGTGAAGAGATCCAAGCGGTAGATCGGGCGGGAGCCGACTGGATCCATGTGGACGTGATGGATGGTCGTTTTGTTCCCAATATCACGATTGGGCCATTGATTGTTGAGGCGATTCGCCCCTTGACCCAAAAGCCCCTCGATGTGCACCTCATGATTGTCGAGCCAGAAAAATACGTGGCTGATTTTGCCAAGGCCGGTGCAGATATTATCTCTGTCCATGCTGAGCACAATGCCTCACCCCACCTCCATCGCACCCTCTGTCAAATTCGTGAACTGGGCAAACAGGCGGGGGTAGTGCTCAATCCCTCGAGCCCTCTGGAACTCATTGAGTATGTCCTGGAGGTCTGTGACCTCGTCCTAATTATGAGTGTTAACCCCGGTTTTGGGGGTCAGAAGTTTATTCCGGCAGTGCTGCCGAAAATTCGGCGACTACGGCAACTGTGTGAAGAGCGTGGCCTAGATCCATGGATTGAGGTGGATGGTGGACTCAAGGTGGACAATACTTGGCAAGTCCTTGAAGCAGGCGCCAATGCCATTGTGGCCGGTTCAGCCGTCTTTCATGCCCCCGACTATGCCGCTGCGATCGCCGGTATTCGCAATAGCAAACGCCCTAGCCCTGAGTTGGTGACTGCCTAG
- the thiO gene encoding glycine oxidase ThiO gives MILGDEQRDILIIGGGTMGLAIAIELALRGARPTVLSRQFREAALHAAAGMLAPQAEGLPAGAMWNLCTASRNLYPSWIDKLEQLTGLDAGYWPCGILAPVTDERQRDRSHPMEPDSRWLDRSELASYQPGFAESVLGAWWFPQDGQVNTRNLAKVLVSAARLLGIEVIEGITVQRFQQTPQGDITALESDRGRWSAGIYILATGAWAQSLLPLPVTPRKGQMLALKPPGQPLLNHVIFGDQLYLVPRRSGKVVVGATSEDVGFQEGTTVAGLQALLNRATAVIPELASYEVMDTWWGYRPATPDDLPILGQGPAANLYLATGHYRNGILLAPITAKLMANLILHQTGDRHLKAFSWQRFEARSETGA, from the coding sequence ATGATCCTGGGGGATGAACAGCGGGACATTTTGATTATTGGCGGCGGCACCATGGGGCTGGCGATCGCCATCGAATTGGCATTGCGGGGAGCACGGCCCACGGTTCTCAGTCGCCAGTTTCGGGAAGCAGCGCTCCATGCAGCAGCGGGAATGCTCGCCCCCCAAGCAGAAGGTTTGCCGGCAGGAGCCATGTGGAATTTGTGTACGGCAAGCCGCAATTTGTATCCCAGTTGGATTGACAAGCTCGAACAACTTACGGGGCTGGATGCGGGCTACTGGCCCTGTGGCATTTTGGCACCAGTGACCGATGAGCGACAGCGGGATCGCTCCCACCCCATGGAGCCCGACAGCCGCTGGTTGGATAGGTCTGAACTTGCAAGCTACCAGCCGGGCTTTGCGGAGAGTGTGCTAGGGGCTTGGTGGTTTCCCCAAGATGGCCAGGTGAACACACGCAACTTGGCCAAGGTGCTGGTGAGTGCGGCTCGCCTTCTTGGCATCGAAGTCATTGAGGGCATTACTGTTCAACGTTTTCAGCAAACGCCGCAGGGAGACATTACAGCGTTAGAGAGCGATCGCGGGCGGTGGTCTGCGGGGATTTACATTCTGGCCACAGGGGCATGGGCACAAAGCCTCCTGCCTCTACCCGTCACCCCTCGCAAGGGGCAAATGTTGGCACTGAAACCACCGGGGCAACCTCTGCTGAACCATGTGATCTTTGGGGATCAGCTCTATCTTGTGCCGCGTCGCTCTGGCAAAGTGGTGGTGGGTGCCACCAGTGAAGATGTCGGTTTTCAAGAAGGGACTACGGTTGCTGGCCTGCAAGCACTGCTGAACCGTGCCACCGCCGTTATTCCAGAATTGGCAAGCTACGAAGTGATGGATACCTGGTGGGGGTATCGTCCAGCTACCCCCGACGACTTACCCATTCTGGGTCAAGGACCAGCTGCTAATCTTTACCTGGCAACGGGGCATTACCGCAATGGTATTTTGCTTGCCCCAATTACAGCGAAGCTGATGGCCAACTTGATCCTGCACCAGACGGGCGATCGCCACCTCAAAGCCTTTTCCTGGCAGCGATTTGAGGCTCGATCAGAAACCGGCGCCTAG
- a CDS encoding TIGR02652 family protein: MISSGSHYPIFGPEIRCPHCRQIIPALTLTDTYLCPRHGPFEADAKTGELMHLQSGRIWRLWEGEWYRQHTHPDGIRFEIHDALDRLYTQGYRATKVIIAERYRNLFCAYLERSTPWGGTTDPQMLRLFGLPVEFSPPASQEERWDVINFDLEKEPGAPIRPPYFRMFD; this comes from the coding sequence ATGATCTCATCCGGCTCTCACTACCCGATCTTTGGTCCTGAAATCCGTTGTCCCCACTGTCGGCAAATCATTCCCGCTCTGACCCTCACCGATACTTACCTGTGCCCGCGCCACGGCCCTTTTGAAGCAGATGCCAAAACCGGCGAATTGATGCACCTGCAATCCGGTCGCATTTGGCGTCTCTGGGAAGGCGAATGGTATCGCCAGCACACCCACCCCGACGGCATTCGCTTTGAAATCCACGATGCCCTCGATCGTCTCTACACCCAAGGCTACCGTGCCACCAAAGTCATTATTGCCGAACGCTATCGGAATCTCTTTTGCGCCTACCTCGAACGCAGTACCCCTTGGGGAGGCACCACAGATCCGCAAATGCTGCGCCTGTTTGGCTTGCCCGTTGAGTTTAGCCCCCCCGCTAGCCAAGAGGAGCGCTGGGATGTGATTAACTTTGATCTGGAAAAAGAACCCGGTGCCCCCATTCGCCCCCCCTATTTTCGGATGTTTGACTAG
- the thiL gene encoding thiamine-phosphate kinase, which produces MLTLADCGELELIARLRPYCHQELIGDDAAVLSLPLGEQLIVSTDVLVEGVHFSLGMTDTPVTMTPQDVGWRSLAANLSDLAAMGALPLGLTVGLAAPRNCPVAIIEGIYQGMATCAQAYGTSIIGGDTCRSSVLSLSITVLGSAPPERIIYRNRAQVGDVIVVTGVHGASRAGLECLLYPQGASTVPAELRQAWIQAHQRPRPRLDIVHWLRQQVPPPRLAGMDSSDGLAAAVLQICQASGVGAVLWAERIPIVDYGDRLQALNWALYGGEDFELVLCLSPELAQALCGAAGERAAMVGEIIPEKRVQLRLNGELLPVQVDRLFQHF; this is translated from the coding sequence ATGCTCACCCTCGCCGACTGTGGCGAACTAGAATTGATTGCCCGCCTGCGCCCCTATTGCCACCAGGAATTGATTGGGGATGATGCAGCGGTGTTGTCCCTACCCCTTGGGGAACAACTCATTGTTAGTACCGATGTGCTGGTTGAGGGGGTGCACTTTAGTTTGGGGATGACCGATACCCCCGTCACCATGACACCTCAGGATGTTGGCTGGCGATCGCTGGCCGCCAATTTATCAGACCTTGCAGCCATGGGGGCATTGCCCTTGGGGTTAACCGTGGGTCTAGCAGCACCTCGCAACTGTCCTGTGGCAATAATTGAGGGCATTTACCAAGGGATGGCTACCTGTGCTCAGGCCTACGGCACCAGTATTATCGGTGGTGATACCTGTCGCTCTAGTGTCCTCAGTCTCAGCATCACGGTCTTGGGCAGTGCGCCGCCAGAACGGATTATTTATCGCAATCGCGCTCAAGTGGGGGATGTCATTGTTGTAACGGGTGTTCATGGGGCCTCTCGAGCGGGTCTCGAATGCCTTTTGTATCCCCAGGGGGCAAGCACCGTCCCTGCAGAACTGCGGCAGGCATGGATTCAAGCCCATCAACGTCCCCGACCGCGGTTGGATATTGTCCACTGGCTGCGCCAACAGGTCCCCCCGCCGCGGCTTGCCGGCATGGATAGCAGTGATGGTCTGGCGGCTGCCGTCCTGCAAATCTGTCAAGCCAGTGGGGTGGGGGCGGTTCTTTGGGCAGAGCGGATTCCGATAGTGGACTATGGCGATCGCCTGCAGGCCCTGAACTGGGCGCTCTATGGCGGTGAGGATTTTGAATTGGTATTGTGCCTTTCCCCAGAATTGGCTCAGGCTCTCTGTGGAGCAGCGGGTGAACGCGCCGCCATGGTTGGCGAAATTATTCCTGAAAAAAGGGTGCAACTCAGGCTCAATGGTGAATTATTACCCGTCCAAGTCGATCGCCTCTTTCAGCACTTTTAA